In Candidatus Anaeroferrophillus wilburensis, the genomic stretch TGGTATAGGCATTGCCCCTGATGATCTCCACCACCTCCTGGAGCGGCACCTTGACACCCTTAGGCGTTGAAACCAGCATCTCATCCAGATAATACTCCGCTTTCCTTTCCTGATCGGGGTTCCTCACCATAATGGTCAGCTCGTTGCGCCCCCGCAGCTGGGTCAGCACCTCGTAGCCGTAATACGCACTGCGGACCTGGCGGGCCACTTCCCGGGGGTCAAGACCCAGCCGGTAACCGGCCGGCTTCAACTTGAAATCAAGCTGCTCCTTGCCGGGAGTAAAACCGTCATCAATATCGGAAACCAGCGGGAAAAAACTCAGAGCGGCGGCCAGTTCGGCACTGGCCTGCTCAAGGACCGCCGTATCCCGATGCTGCAGCTCGATGGTCAGGGCAGCACCTGAACCAGGGCCGCCGTGATCGGCACGAAACTTGATGGTTTCCAGGCCGGCAATACTGCCCACCGCCTGCCGCCAGCGGCGGGTGAATTCAGAGGTGTTCACCAGCCGTTCTTCAGGGGGGATCATATGAATCTGGATCCAGGTGGAGTTGTTGTCGATGTAGGATAAAATTCCCTTCACCTGTTTCTCCCGACCGATCTCAGCAATCAGCTTTTCACCGGCAGCGAGCAGCTGATCATGGACAACCATAGTATCGGCAACCGGGACGCCCACCGGCAGCACCGCCTGCACATAGGCAAGATCCGATTCCACCCGCGGGAACAGGGTCATCCCCATGCGGCCGCTTTTGACATAGGCAATCGTTACCATCAGAATAACGATGCCCAAAGTAATGCTCACATAGCGGAAGCGCAGGGAAATTTTCAAAAAAGGGCCATAGATGCTGCGGACAAAAGTGGCAAAGCCATGGGAAAATTTCTGCTGCTGCCGGGAGATGAAAATCATGACTGAGTTTTTGACTTTCTTCTGATGCCCCAGATGAGCCGGCAGGATAATCAGCGATTCCACCAGGGAGATGAAGAAAACCGAAGCCACGACCACCGGGATGTTGCGAAAAATCTTCCCCATGACGCCGGGAACGAAATAGAGCGGCAGAAAGGTGACGATGTTGGTCAGCACACTGAAGGTAACCGGCACTGCGATCTCTTTGGCGCCCCTTACCGCCGCCTCAAAGGAGCTGCAGCCTTCCTGCTTATAGCTGTAGACGTTCTCGCCGACCACAATGGCGTCGTCGACAACAATTCCCAGGGAGATGATAAAGGCAAAGAGGGACACCATGTTGATGCTGACGTCAAACTGGGGAATCACCAGCAGCGATCCGAGAAAAGAAATGGGAATCCCCATGGTCACCCAGAACGCCAGCCGCAGCTCAAGAAACACCCCCAACAGGATAAAGACCAGGACAAGACCAAAACAACCGTTTTTAATCAGCAGCTGAATGCGCTGCTTAAAAATGTCCGAGCGGTCATTGACCGTATCGACCAGGATCCCTGTCGGCAAGGCTTCCCGCAGCCTCTCCACCTGCCGATGGACGGCGCCGGAAACCGTAATCGGGGTTTGCTTGCCGATGCGAAAGACATCGATCCCGAGGGCCGGCTTGCCGTTGTAGACAAGAAACTGATCGGTTTCCTCGAAGCCGTCGTTAATCTCGGCAATCTCCCCCAGAGTAACCACCGTGCCACCGAGGCCACTGATGATGGGGATGCGGGCGAATTCCGCCGCCAGATCCCGGCGCTCCTTCATGCGCACCAGGATCTCCCCTCCTCGGGTCTTGATGCTGCCGCCTGGCAGATCAAGCGAAGCGTTTTTCACCTTTTGGGCTATCTGCTCCAACTTGAGGTTGTAGGCCCGCAGACTCTCCTGGGAAACCTCGATGCTCATTTCCAGCGGGCTTTCCCCCAGCAGTTCCGCCTGAGTTATCTCCTCATCCTGAACCAGCTGGTCACGGATCATTTCGGTAACTTCCCGCAGCACCTGCGGACTCTGATCCCCGTAGACCACCAGGGTGACCACCTGCCGCTTGCGCGACGGGATGGTGACCAGCGGCTCTTCAGCCTCTTCGGGAAAGGCGGTAATCCGGTCCACCTCATTTTTGATATCCACCGCCAGCTGCTGAAGATCAGCGTCGATATGGGCTTCAACAGTGACCGTGCCGACCCCTTCATTGGCGGTGGAGGTGATCTCCTCAATGCCGTCCAGCTCCTGAATCGCCTCCTCAACCGGCAGCACAATCCCTTCGGCAACCTCCTCGGGGCTGGCGCCGGGATAGACTACCGAGACAACCACCGTGTCGAGGGTAAACTCGGGAAAGACCTCCTGCTTGATCTGGGTTCCCCAAAAGAAACCGCCCACCAGGAGAAAAATCATCAGCAGGTTGGCCGCTACATGATTTTCCGCCATCCAGGCAATAGGTCCTTTATAGAGGGGGTTGTTGGCAGTCATTTGCTGGTCTCACGGCCCGATGCATTGTTAGCAGCAGCTTCGCCAGACCCATCGGCAATGATCTCCAGCAGCATCCCCTCGATGGGGGCGGGGACATTGGAGATGATAACCCGGTCCCCCGCATCCAGCCCCTGACTGATGAGCACAAAATCGGTATCCTTCCACAGGACGGCAACCGTCCGACTACGAAGCCGGCCATCACTGTCCGCCGTCAAGACCCGACTATTCTCCTTCAGAGCCGACCGGGGGATCCGATATACCCCGGCAACCGTGCGGCCGACCATTTCCGCCCGGACAAAACTGCCCAGAAACAGGGGTTTACGCTGGCCCTTGAGACCCATGGGATCATCAACAGCAATCAGCAGACGGGCCATCAAGCCATCGGGATCAAGTTCCGGCTGCAGGCTGATAATCCGGCCCTCATAGGAGGAAATATCACCGTTTACATAGAGAGTTGCCGAAGATCCGGGGCGGCCGGCGGCCGGCAGATCCAGCCAGTCAAGCTTTTCCACCGGCAGAGAGATCTCCGCCCAGAACGTATCCAACCCCACCAGGGTGGCAATCACTGACTTGAGAGAAACCTGGGAACCCAAGTCAACATTTTTACTGCTGACAATCAGGTTAAAAGGTGCTTTGATGACCGTCCGCTGGAGATCAACCCGGGCTTTCTCCACAGCGGTCAGGGCTGATTCAAGATTGGCCTGGGCTTTGGCCAGCTGAGGTTTCCGCAAAGCCAGATCAACATTTGCGCTCTCCATCTCGCCGGTCAACCGACTGATGGTTTCCCACTCCTGGAGGGCAATCATCTGGTTGCCCTCCTCAATCCGCAAATCAGCCTGAGCCCTAGCCAGAGCATCCTGCTGGGCCCGCAGAGCCAAACGGTAGTCGGTGTCGTCAAGGGCCACCAGCACCTCGCCCCGGGCAATCATACCGCCTGGTTTAAGCCGGGGATGGAGGGCGACCACCCGGCCGGCAACCCTGGCCTCCAGACTGACCTCCTGGGCCGGCACGACCCTGCCCTGGGCCTTGACAACTACATGGCTGTTCTCTGGCATGACCGCCATGACCTTGACCAGGGTCTGCATTTTTGCCGGCGGTCTTTTCCCCACCTGGGGCTTGTTCCGCAGCAGATACCTGGTAAGAAACGTGCCAGCAACCAGCAGGATTACAATGAGACCGACGGCCAGCAGCCGCTGTTGCCATGATCGCCTGGGAACCGGTGTATCACTGGTGAGCTTGCTATTCGTCTTGTACTGTTCAGACATAAGGACGTCCTATTGCTCCTGCAGATAGTTTGCCACCCAGGAACCACCCAGTGCTTTATGAAGAGTGATCCTGGCAATAATCATATTTTCCCGGGCGGCAATCAGGTTCTGCCGCAGCTGCAAGGTATTGAGCTCCTCCTGCAACACATTAAGGAAATCGCTGGTACCACTCAAATAACGGTTCCTCGCTTCCCGCAACGTCTGCTGCGAAAGACGCAGCTGTTTCTGCAAGGAGGCTTCCAGGAGGCGATAATGATCTTCCTGAACCAGGGAATCCTCAACCTCCTTGACGGCATTAATAACGGTTTCGCCATAGAGAACCAGTCGCTGATCAACCACCGCCCCGGTTCGACCCACCTCCGCCTGCCGGCGCCGGCCATCGATCAGGGGAGTAGCAAGATTGCCAACTAGGTTCAGTAGCCAGTTGTCAAAGAGTGACCCTGGATTTTCACTGCTATACGTATGGGAAGCCGTCAGTTTTACTGCCGGCAGACGGTCGGCCCGCGCCTCAATCTCAGTCCATTCAGCGTCGCGCAGCCGCAGGCTGGCAGCCCGAACATCGGGACGTGATGACAGCAGATCGATGGGCAAACCAAGTGCAGGAATAGTACTGATTGCAGGAAATTCCTGCTGCCGGACCAGCGTTTCATCCAGATCCGCCTGCCCCAGAAGCAGTGCTAAGCGGCGTTTCCCCAGTTGCCAGTCGCTAACCACCGGAATCAGGGCCGCATCAATTTTTTCGATGGCTTGCTGCTGTTGATAAATGTCCAGCGCCGATGAGCGACCCTGGACGAATCGCCATTTTATCAGTTTTAGCAGTTCCTGCTGTAGAACCAGCTGCTGCTCCAACACCTCCTGCTGCCTTTTAGCGGCAATCAGCTGCACCCATTGCCGGGCAATCTCGCCGGTCACCGTCACCACGGCAGCCTGCAGGTCTTCATGTGAAGCTTCCGCCCGCAGAATCGCACTCTCCCTGCCCGCTGCTATCCGCCCCCACAAGTCAAGCTCATAACTAGCCGCCACCCCCAGAGACCACTCCGTCTCCCCTTGCTGCCGGCCCCGGTTCTTTATCTCAAATCGCGAACCCGATACTCCCAGATCCACCTGGGGAAATCGGGCTGCCCCGGCTTTCACTGCCTCAAAGCGTGTCTGATCCAGCCTGGCCCATGCGTCCCGAATGGTGAAGTTCCCCTGCACCCCCTGCTCCATCAAATGGTTCAGCTCAATACTATTAAGCGCCTGCCACCAGGGAAATTCCTGGTCCCGGCTCTCGGAAGGCAGGGAAAAACGGGTAGGCAATCCCTGGGGAGGTTCAGTGATCACAGCCGGCCGGGAAAAACTGCAGGCTGACAGCAGTACACTCAGCAGGAGAACAGACAGGGGGTGGATCATGGGTTTCCTCTCGGCAGGCTGCGATAATATTTAATCCCGGCAATGGAAAAATCGGCAATATGCCTGGCGAATGATTCCGCATCGGCCAGCTCGAGGGGCCGGCGCTTCAGGTGGTGGCTGCGACCCTCTTTATGCTGACCCAGGAAAAGACACTGGCTGATGATGCTGTGAGTCATGCGCATGAGCAGCTCGTCGTCTGCCGGGTTGCCGTAGATATCCTGGATCACCTGCTGCATCCTGCTGCACTGGCGAAAAATGATCTCACCGATCAGGTCGCCGCTGGCAGCGGTCGGTTCGGCCATCTCCTTGGATACCAGCTTGTAAAAATTGCCCTTTATTTCAGCACACAAAATCCTTTGCAGCAAGGCCAGGATCATCCGGTAAAGACGTTCTTCGGCAATCATCCCAGTATCGTGCGCCATAGGATAGCGCTTTTCCGCCTGGGAAAAGGTAAACTCCAGCACCTGCCGGTAGAGTGCATCCTTGGAGCGAAAATGGTAGTTGACCGCCGCGATGTTGGCCCCGGCCAGCTCACAGATTTCGGCCACCGAGGCGTTGGCAAAACCTTTTTCGGTAAAAACCAGGGCCGCGCTTTCCAACAGCCTCTCCTTGGTACTCTTTTTTCGTTCCGCTTTAGCAGCCATAAAAACCTGCTGAGATAGTCAATACTTTCAAGAAAATCACTATTTTCAAATAACCATTTAAAACATTTATTTTGACAAGTCAAGGGTAAAAAGCGTCCATCTTGCCTTGCCAACACCTGCCTTTTTCTTATTGGATTCTCCTTTTTACTTCTGTGGCGGCTAGCACCGATTTTGGACAAATCAACAGGGAATAAAAGTCTCTGATGGGGCTGATGACTCGAACCCGGGGTAATGAGCCTTCGCAAGGGAAGAGGGGTATTTCCTTTGGACGGAAAAACAAGCTCCTTGACCAGGAGCCTTTTATGGGTGTCCCATTTTTCTGTTTTCAGCCAGTTGCAATCAGGTTGGACCCCGGCCTTCGCCGAGATGATGACTTTTAACACGTTGGAGAGGGGGTAAATCTGTGCTCTATTCGCTGCCCGTTGTCTCTGTAAGCAGAGAAATGAAATCCTCAAATTTGAAATTTGCACTTCTGTTAATGGTTTCAAGGTAGGCAAAATCGATCCTGAATCGATAGCCAAGCTCGGACTGGATGTGACGGGCCAAAGCGCTTTCCTCATCCACGGTCAGCGGTCGACCAACAACAAGCCTGGCTTCAATTTTATCCAGATGGGTCTGAACCAACTGGTACTGCAGCACAGGAGCGATCTCGGCATATTTGTTTTCACCAAGGTAGGGCCATTTTTTTTCTCCGGTAGGATAGGTCACCATATTCCTGACCCGGCCGAGGATACGACGTAAAACGGGAAGTCCGCGACCGCACGAACAAGGCTCACCAACCTCGGCATAATCACCTATCTCATAGCGGATAAAGGGCATGGCAAAATTGTAGAACGGCGTCAAGACCAACCTGCCAACCTGACCCGCGGCAGTCGGTTGATCATGGTCATCAAGCACTTCAACCAACATAGTTTCCGACTGCACGTGATAATGATCATTTTCAGGACACTGCAAAGCGATATAGCCGACCTCCTGGGCGGAATAGATATCCACCACCGGGGCATCCCACGCCTGCCGGCAAAGGTCTCTGAGCCTGGATGATACAACTTCGCCAACCGTACGAATTTCACGCACATTCGTCAGCCGCAAGCCTTGTTCAATAAACAGGTCGGCCAAAGCATGCAAGTTGGACGGAAAAGATATCAGATATTCAGGGTTCTCGGCGCAAAGCCATTCGGCCTGCCGACAAATATCATTCTGAATATTCAGCAATGAGGATTGACCCGTTCGAAAGATGATATCTGTTGCAGGCCCCCAGCCTGCCACACAGGAACCATCTCGCTGATCACCAGGATCCCACTTCGACCTGCGGATGGCAGACAATTTCCCGGAAAAATCTCTTTTGTGCCAGAGGTGCTCACGAACAGTAATAACCTTCCAGAAGAGCTGCTCCAACTCGGTGGACAGCATGGTGATCGGCCTGCCTGTTGAGCCGGATGTCTTTTTCTGCATGATTCTGCCATGCTTCACCGGCGGCAGATTACTAACCAGTTCTTTCTCATGCGTCTGGACATCCTGCCTGGTCAGAACCGGTATTTCCCCCCAAATCTCACGAAGTTTATCCGGCCCCATACCCAAAGGCATGCCGCTGAACATTGTACGATAATAGGGCACGGTTCTTCTGGCATGGGAACACACTTCGGCGAGCTGACGGAACTGCATTGCGGCAATCTCCCCGGCCGAAAACCATTGACTTTTGTCAAGTTGACGAAGGAGTGCCAGCATTTGATCTCCTGCGGCAGTCGGAATGACTGACCTGGAGTGGAGAGGAATTGAGGATACAAATTCTGACACGTCTACAATCCTGTTCGGGAAAGTTGTGCCGATTGAATGTGGCGTCTTATTGCGACCTTCCGCTTCGGGTCATGAAGAAAATTGATAGATAACAATTGCGTCCAGTTTGCCGGCCATGCAGTTATCCATCGCGCAGTCAAGCCATGGCTTCATGCGAAAATTAATCCGTACTTCAAAATCATCCTTGACATAATCATGGAACTCCAAACCGGCCGACAGGGTTTCTTCCAACTTGTCCACTGCACCTGTTCGCGCGTACATATGAGCCAAAACCATTGCAGAGTTCAAACACTCGACCGGGAATTCCCTCGAAAAAGACCTGGCGGCAATCCCCAGATAGTACATTGCCTCGTCCCAGTCTCCACTTAGAAAATAGCCATATCCCAGGAACCAATAATGTCTGAACCAGTCCGGCTCATCTTTCACGACCGCAAGCAACGACTCCTTATAGATCCTAGCCTTGACAGCGGCCTTTCGTGCTTCGGGCTGGTGCAAAACCTTCACCTCGGAAACCCACTCCGCTCTCATACCCTTATGTCGGATGTCATACTGCATATTTTCATGTCGACTACCGGTACTACGCAGTCCATTTCGAAAGACAAACAGCTTGTAATCCTCGATCAATATTCCGCCTTTTGGGGTATTCCAAGAGCAGAAGTAACCAGCCGTTTGTTCAGAAAGGGGCAATCCTTTGATCGATTCAACACCATCTGCAGCTATCCTTTCATCGGCATCAAGTGAAAGGATCCATGGTGTTTTAACGAGGGAAT encodes the following:
- a CDS encoding efflux RND transporter permease subunit, with product MTANNPLYKGPIAWMAENHVAANLLMIFLLVGGFFWGTQIKQEVFPEFTLDTVVVSVVYPGASPEEVAEGIVLPVEEAIQELDGIEEITSTANEGVGTVTVEAHIDADLQQLAVDIKNEVDRITAFPEEAEEPLVTIPSRKRQVVTLVVYGDQSPQVLREVTEMIRDQLVQDEEITQAELLGESPLEMSIEVSQESLRAYNLKLEQIAQKVKNASLDLPGGSIKTRGGEILVRMKERRDLAAEFARIPIISGLGGTVVTLGEIAEINDGFEETDQFLVYNGKPALGIDVFRIGKQTPITVSGAVHRQVERLREALPTGILVDTVNDRSDIFKQRIQLLIKNGCFGLVLVFILLGVFLELRLAFWVTMGIPISFLGSLLVIPQFDVSINMVSLFAFIISLGIVVDDAIVVGENVYSYKQEGCSSFEAAVRGAKEIAVPVTFSVLTNIVTFLPLYFVPGVMGKIFRNIPVVVASVFFISLVESLIILPAHLGHQKKVKNSVMIFISRQQQKFSHGFATFVRSIYGPFLKISLRFRYVSITLGIVILMVTIAYVKSGRMGMTLFPRVESDLAYVQAVLPVGVPVADTMVVHDQLLAAGEKLIAEIGREKQVKGILSYIDNNSTWIQIHMIPPEERLVNTSEFTRRWRQAVGSIAGLETIKFRADHGGPGSGAALTIELQHRDTAVLEQASAELAAALSFFPLVSDIDDGFTPGKEQLDFKLKPAGYRLGLDPREVARQVRSAYYGYEVLTQLRGRNELTIMVRNPDQERKAEYYLDEMLVSTPKGVKVPLQEVVEIIRGNAYTTINRRNGRRVVTVSADVTPQSKAEMVSEALKKETLPQLKEKYHGLDYSFAGKQSDRMESMAALGKGMIIAMLVVYLLLAVPFKSYIQPAIIMVSIPFGIVGAIVGHLIMGYSLSLLSMFGIVALSGVVVNDALVLIDFANRKVRDGSTHYAAIVNAGIQRFRPIILTTLTTFFGLMPMIFETSMQARFLIPMAISLGFGILFSTLITLIMVPALYVIVEDVKNGMRKLLG
- a CDS encoding efflux RND transporter periplasmic adaptor subunit — protein: MSEQYKTNSKLTSDTPVPRRSWQQRLLAVGLIVILLVAGTFLTRYLLRNKPQVGKRPPAKMQTLVKVMAVMPENSHVVVKAQGRVVPAQEVSLEARVAGRVVALHPRLKPGGMIARGEVLVALDDTDYRLALRAQQDALARAQADLRIEEGNQMIALQEWETISRLTGEMESANVDLALRKPQLAKAQANLESALTAVEKARVDLQRTVIKAPFNLIVSSKNVDLGSQVSLKSVIATLVGLDTFWAEISLPVEKLDWLDLPAAGRPGSSATLYVNGDISSYEGRIISLQPELDPDGLMARLLIAVDDPMGLKGQRKPLFLGSFVRAEMVGRTVAGVYRIPRSALKENSRVLTADSDGRLRSRTVAVLWKDTDFVLISQGLDAGDRVIISNVPAPIEGMLLEIIADGSGEAAANNASGRETSK
- a CDS encoding efflux transporter outer membrane subunit, with translation MIHPLSVLLLSVLLSACSFSRPAVITEPPQGLPTRFSLPSESRDQEFPWWQALNSIELNHLMEQGVQGNFTIRDAWARLDQTRFEAVKAGAARFPQVDLGVSGSRFEIKNRGRQQGETEWSLGVAASYELDLWGRIAAGRESAILRAEASHEDLQAAVVTVTGEIARQWVQLIAAKRQQEVLEQQLVLQQELLKLIKWRFVQGRSSALDIYQQQQAIEKIDAALIPVVSDWQLGKRRLALLLGQADLDETLVRQQEFPAISTIPALGLPIDLLSSRPDVRAASLRLRDAEWTEIEARADRLPAVKLTASHTYSSENPGSLFDNWLLNLVGNLATPLIDGRRRQAEVGRTGAVVDQRLVLYGETVINAVKEVEDSLVQEDHYRLLEASLQKQLRLSQQTLREARNRYLSGTSDFLNVLQEELNTLQLRQNLIAARENMIIARITLHKALGGSWVANYLQEQ
- a CDS encoding CerR family C-terminal domain-containing protein, which codes for MAAKAERKKSTKERLLESAALVFTEKGFANASVAEICELAGANIAAVNYHFRSKDALYRQVLEFTFSQAEKRYPMAHDTGMIAEERLYRMILALLQRILCAEIKGNFYKLVSKEMAEPTAASGDLIGEIIFRQCSRMQQVIQDIYGNPADDELLMRMTHSIISQCLFLGQHKEGRSHHLKRRPLELADAESFARHIADFSIAGIKYYRSLPRGNP
- a CDS encoding phenylacetate--CoA ligase family protein, whose amino-acid sequence is MLALLRQLDKSQWFSAGEIAAMQFRQLAEVCSHARRTVPYYRTMFSGMPLGMGPDKLREIWGEIPVLTRQDVQTHEKELVSNLPPVKHGRIMQKKTSGSTGRPITMLSTELEQLFWKVITVREHLWHKRDFSGKLSAIRRSKWDPGDQRDGSCVAGWGPATDIIFRTGQSSLLNIQNDICRQAEWLCAENPEYLISFPSNLHALADLFIEQGLRLTNVREIRTVGEVVSSRLRDLCRQAWDAPVVDIYSAQEVGYIALQCPENDHYHVQSETMLVEVLDDHDQPTAAGQVGRLVLTPFYNFAMPFIRYEIGDYAEVGEPCSCGRGLPVLRRILGRVRNMVTYPTGEKKWPYLGENKYAEIAPVLQYQLVQTHLDKIEARLVVGRPLTVDEESALARHIQSELGYRFRIDFAYLETINRSANFKFEDFISLLTETTGSE
- a CDS encoding glycosyltransferase; its protein translation is MKLGLCMVVKDEANTIGSCLGGIVDQLDDIVVVDTGSTDQTREILVERFGIQPVQFTLDHNRGIFISHARNYAYSLVKTPWILSLDADERIAADGVESIKGLPLSEQTAGYFCSWNTPKGGILIEDYKLFVFRNGLRSTGSRHENMQYDIRHKGMRAEWVSEVKVLHQPEARKAAVKARIYKESLLAVVKDEPDWFRHYWFLGYGYFLSGDWDEAMYYLGIAARSFSREFPVECLNSAMVLAHMYARTGAVDKLEETLSAGLEFHDYVKDDFEVRINFRMKPWLDCAMDNCMAGKLDAIVIYQFSS